A window of the Candidatus Zixiibacteriota bacterium genome harbors these coding sequences:
- the holA gene encoding DNA polymerase III subunit delta codes for MTPSELVTSVGAGKFAPAYYFWGSEDYRIIEAEKYIAHQFLPDALYATNFRRLDGRKTSCADLLAELAVYPMLGERQMFAVSDIQHYKPTDLERILRMIAPGDVSRIIVFSTPSVRKPKKDSAFLRNITKVAVDIEFRKLSHAETASQIQRKFARHKIKIEPEALRLLSELVAGNRGAVETETDKLIDLKESGAVITADDVRLTGVGYAVFSVFDLGEQIVTRNVALALKQVQALIADGNTPSGILTILFGHILSLYQVKNGRRLEPFRRWLEGKFRAQAEQFDNRTLEQMMIDITETIAETRKTGANDVLLLEALIIKLLSEEKKAGEKKHFPGRK; via the coding sequence ATGACTCCCTCCGAACTGGTGACATCGGTAGGCGCGGGGAAATTCGCCCCGGCCTACTACTTTTGGGGAAGCGAGGACTACCGTATCATCGAAGCGGAAAAATATATCGCGCATCAGTTCCTCCCCGATGCCCTCTACGCCACCAACTTCCGCCGTCTCGACGGACGCAAGACCTCATGTGCCGATCTTCTGGCCGAACTGGCCGTCTACCCCATGCTGGGCGAACGACAAATGTTCGCCGTCAGCGATATCCAGCATTACAAGCCGACCGACCTGGAGCGCATCCTCAGAATGATCGCGCCCGGCGATGTCAGCCGGATTATAGTGTTTAGCACACCTTCAGTTCGCAAACCCAAAAAGGACTCAGCCTTCCTCCGGAACATTACGAAAGTGGCGGTCGATATCGAGTTTCGCAAACTATCGCACGCCGAGACTGCCTCGCAAATCCAGCGAAAATTCGCCAGGCACAAGATCAAAATCGAACCGGAGGCGCTCAGACTTCTGTCCGAACTCGTGGCCGGCAACCGCGGCGCGGTCGAGACCGAGACCGACAAGCTGATCGATCTAAAAGAAAGCGGCGCTGTCATAACGGCCGATGATGTCCGCCTCACCGGTGTCGGTTACGCGGTCTTCAGCGTGTTCGACTTAGGGGAGCAGATCGTTACGCGTAACGTCGCGCTGGCTCTCAAGCAGGTTCAGGCGCTCATCGCCGACGGCAACACGCCGAGCGGCATCCTGACCATCTTGTTCGGGCATATCCTATCGCTATATCAGGTCAAGAATGGCCGACGGCTGGAGCCATTTCGCCGTTGGCTTGAAGGCAAGTTCAGAGCCCAGGCAGAACAGTTCGACAACCGGACGCTCGAGCAAATGATGATCGACATCACCGAGACGATCGCCGAGACGCGAAAGACCGGCGCCAACGACGTGCTGCTTCTTGAGGCGTTGATCATCAAATTGCTGTCCGAAGAAAAAAAAGCGGGAGAAAAGAAACATTTCCCTGGAAGAAAATAA
- a CDS encoding RNA polymerase sigma factor yields MGSFDQAEDIVQEAFVRAWGALKSFRTEYTFYPWLSTIARNLAFTQVNREEKKESLDKISEKGFDPVSTDLGPLDKLLDDETQERFYKALMAMPVTYRTVFVLRHFEEMDYADIASYLKIPPGTVDSRLYRARQYLLEALKDLL; encoded by the coding sequence GTGGGGTCGTTCGACCAAGCAGAAGATATTGTCCAGGAGGCGTTTGTGCGGGCCTGGGGAGCGCTGAAGAGCTTCCGGACCGAGTATACCTTCTACCCGTGGCTCTCGACCATCGCACGAAACCTGGCGTTTACGCAGGTGAACAGAGAGGAAAAGAAGGAATCGCTTGATAAGATATCTGAGAAGGGATTCGACCCGGTCTCGACCGACCTGGGACCGCTCGACAAACTACTGGACGACGAGACCCAGGAGCGATTCTACAAGGCGTTGATGGCCATGCCGGTAACCTATCGGACGGTGTTTGTCCTCCGGCACTTTGAGGAGATGGACTATGCCGATATCGCCAGCTACCTCAAGATCCCTCCCGGGACGGTGGACTCACGCCTCTATCGGGCCCGGCAATATCTCCTGGAGGCACTGAAAGATTTGCTGTAG
- a CDS encoding zf-HC2 domain-containing protein, whose product MDHGYFLDRVSAYFDRDLPPQELALMETHLQSCDECRALLAQFEKLDQLVKQNSELGSDDYWEKSARQIEERLGRAEKTEITDVRPSRRIAQLGWKVVAVAASLVLLGYIGMHKDDIFPERKMETPSVQPRTDKRSHGAIDETGRAQSTIEDTLASEGAEVALSTNEPESREAPPQDTLRRRSNDTSMPNKRKTATTSEKPLQQIDRQTETSVIRESTSPAKQAPAPAAEAELRPPVAESSLVEEAPALPEVVPQQLVPKDTEVFDKAAKALAGQTAAFEASPSVSADSAIGNLASLRHQRDSLSALLAQINRSQSRTMFPTDLSQGLVKKSKREESGRDRIERQLLDICYQLALNSPDSSETHAAETVIEKAASDSISVNRDLASRLLEQLRRR is encoded by the coding sequence ATGGATCACGGATATTTCCTCGATAGAGTATCGGCCTACTTCGACCGGGACCTTCCCCCGCAGGAATTGGCCCTGATGGAGACCCATCTACAATCATGCGACGAATGTCGGGCGCTACTGGCGCAATTCGAGAAGCTGGATCAACTCGTTAAGCAGAATTCCGAGCTTGGCAGCGATGACTACTGGGAGAAATCAGCTCGGCAAATCGAAGAACGATTGGGCCGTGCCGAGAAAACTGAAATAACGGACGTTCGACCGTCACGTCGCATCGCACAACTGGGATGGAAAGTCGTTGCCGTGGCGGCCTCGCTCGTTCTCCTCGGCTACATCGGGATGCACAAGGACGATATCTTTCCGGAGCGGAAGATGGAAACACCTTCAGTGCAACCACGAACCGACAAAAGGTCTCACGGAGCGATCGATGAGACCGGCAGAGCGCAATCGACAATCGAGGACACCTTGGCGTCGGAGGGAGCCGAAGTAGCTCTTTCGACAAATGAGCCGGAGTCTCGCGAGGCCCCGCCGCAGGACACATTACGCCGAAGATCAAATGACACCTCGATGCCGAACAAACGAAAAACCGCAACGACGTCCGAGAAACCTTTGCAGCAGATTGACCGACAAACCGAAACATCTGTGATTCGCGAAAGCACATCACCAGCCAAACAGGCACCAGCTCCCGCAGCCGAAGCAGAACTTCGACCGCCTGTCGCCGAGAGTTCGCTTGTCGAAGAGGCGCCAGCGCTTCCCGAGGTTGTACCTCAGCAGCTCGTGCCAAAGGACACGGAAGTATTTGACAAAGCTGCCAAAGCGCTCGCCGGGCAGACGGCCGCCTTTGAAGCTTCTCCTTCAGTGTCGGCCGACTCAGCCATCGGCAACCTCGCGTCACTGCGTCACCAGCGAGATTCCCTCTCCGCGTTGTTGGCTCAGATCAACCGATCGCAATCAAGAACCATGTTCCCAACCGACCTTTCGCAGGGACTCGTGAAGAAATCCAAGCGCGAGGAGTCTGGGCGAGACAGGATCGAGCGACAGCTCCTCGATATCTGTTATCAACTGGCCCTCAACTCACCGGACTCTTCCGAGACTCACGCCGCCGAGACAGTCATTGAAAAAGCTGCATCGGATTCGATTTCTGTCAACCGGGACCTTGCGTCGCGCCTCTTGGAACAACTCCGCAGACGCTAA
- a CDS encoding PspC domain-containing protein, which produces MERRLYRSTTDKYIGGVCGGLAEYFNIDPSIVRIIAVLLVFAHGIGLLAYLISWIAIRKRPAGLPAEQVAPPSRTWTRYVPGAILIAVGILLLVDINWYWFDLDEIIEQFWPILLIAVGLLLVLYRGRGREERPASGSINQGHLAEHNGGTLS; this is translated from the coding sequence ATGGAACGACGTTTGTATCGCTCGACCACCGACAAGTATATCGGCGGGGTCTGTGGCGGCCTGGCTGAGTACTTTAACATAGACCCGTCGATCGTCCGCATCATTGCGGTCCTGCTCGTGTTTGCACACGGCATCGGCCTTCTGGCCTATCTGATCAGCTGGATCGCCATTCGGAAACGTCCCGCCGGACTGCCCGCCGAACAGGTGGCCCCACCGAGCCGGACCTGGACACGATATGTCCCCGGCGCCATTCTGATCGCCGTCGGCATTCTATTGCTCGTCGATATCAATTGGTACTGGTTCGATCTCGATGAGATCATCGAGCAATTCTGGCCGATTCTGTTGATCGCCGTCGGCCTCCTGCTGGTGCTCTATCGGGGAAGAGGACGCGAGGAACGTCCGGCCTCCGGAAGTATCAACCAGGGACATCTGGCCGAACACAACGGAGGAACCCTGTCATGA
- a CDS encoding DUF5668 domain-containing protein: MTPAHGMWGDGWFFPALFGVLMGLVGYIIGWLAGGRGAENGNIERRWDWSGLFPGLLLVGLGLFFLIDRNWYPLDLGDIIRKFWPLILVIFGLGMLVRRRRFHRPIGTPTQSWHVPGQKGETTP, translated from the coding sequence ATGACACCGGCTCACGGCATGTGGGGAGACGGATGGTTCTTTCCGGCGCTGTTCGGTGTGTTGATGGGACTCGTGGGATATATCATCGGATGGCTGGCGGGCGGACGTGGCGCCGAAAACGGGAACATCGAGCGACGGTGGGACTGGTCCGGGTTGTTTCCCGGCCTCTTGCTGGTCGGGCTGGGGCTCTTCTTCCTGATCGACCGCAACTGGTACCCGCTTGACCTCGGTGATATCATCCGGAAATTCTGGCCCCTCATTCTGGTGATATTTGGTTTGGGGATGCTCGTTCGTCGCCGTCGTTTTCACCGACCGATCGGGACGCCTACCCAGTCCTGGCACGTACCCGGCCAGAAAGGAGAAACGACACCATGA
- a CDS encoding DUF5668 domain-containing protein — protein MTPARFRWGMLLVLLGAVLLLRNLDVINNNFWEDFLIYLPVLLIAIGIEKIFTKSKFQILSYLTSVAFFLGGLYLVYVGSMGGSDLSFFSQTSYKAPADPTVKELHASLHLTDGDLTVRDATDDLVDGQFREFTHKPEITYAVQDGSANVTFEGGKRRLLGNAIRVETDAPDDWYLSFSNLVPLTLECLGKGSDMHLNLSTTPLKDLKLEADEGSVYVKLGTLLPQVEVSLRGENSDIRLRLPSDAGIRINGVDDREYLQQVGLKPRDGAFVNDGYDTLNNKINVNLDDRLSSLSIDYY, from the coding sequence ATGACACCGGCACGATTTCGATGGGGGATGCTTCTGGTCCTGCTTGGGGCGGTCTTGCTGCTTCGGAACCTGGATGTCATCAACAACAACTTCTGGGAGGATTTCCTTATCTACCTCCCGGTGTTGCTGATTGCGATCGGGATAGAGAAGATCTTCACCAAATCGAAATTTCAGATTCTGTCATATCTGACCTCCGTCGCCTTTTTCCTCGGCGGTCTGTACCTCGTGTACGTGGGAAGTATGGGGGGCAGTGACCTCAGCTTTTTCTCCCAGACGAGTTACAAGGCGCCTGCTGATCCGACCGTGAAAGAACTGCATGCGTCACTTCACCTCACCGATGGCGACCTCACCGTTCGCGATGCTACCGATGATCTGGTCGACGGCCAGTTCCGGGAGTTCACGCATAAACCCGAGATCACCTATGCCGTTCAGGACGGCTCTGCCAATGTTACTTTCGAGGGGGGGAAGCGACGATTGCTTGGCAACGCTATCCGGGTCGAGACGGATGCCCCCGACGATTGGTATCTGTCTTTTTCCAACCTGGTGCCGCTTACTCTGGAATGCCTCGGCAAGGGCTCGGACATGCACCTTAATCTCTCCACCACGCCTCTCAAGGACCTCAAGCTCGAAGCCGATGAGGGCTCGGTGTATGTCAAGTTGGGAACGCTGCTGCCGCAAGTGGAAGTATCGCTGCGCGGTGAGAATTCGGACATCCGGCTTCGGTTGCCGAGCGATGCCGGCATCAGGATCAACGGTGTCGATGACCGGGAATACCTGCAACAGGTCGGCCTGAAACCGCGCGACGGCGCCTTCGTCAACGATGGCTACGATACACTGAACAACAAGATAAATGTCAATCTGGACGACCGTCTCAGCTCGCTCTCGATTGACTACTATTAA